Genomic segment of Hemiscyllium ocellatum isolate sHemOce1 chromosome 19, sHemOce1.pat.X.cur, whole genome shotgun sequence:
CTCCTTCGGTGGTCAATATTGCAATAATCTGGTCTATGGCTTTCTGATGATCTTCTGTAAAAGAAGTCCATTATTTATTGGTaaaatttacaatttttttttaaaagaacagaaGATCATTATTCTTGCCAACTACGTACCAGCTCCATCAACTTCCAAACTACAGGAACGAAGCACCCGGAAGGTACCTTTCTGCATCTTGGAGTTCATAATCTCCTGCAACATTTCAGCAACCTGATCATTAACAGAAAGCGGTGAATCTGAAATAGGAGTTACAAATTTAAACTTGTAAAATCAGATGGCTTCCAAACTGTTTTTATAAAGATGAATATCGCAAACAACTTTTTTATATACAGGATTATATCATGTCTATCAGAAATGGTGCGATCACTACAAGTGGAAAAATGCACTTTGAAGAAGGGTCAGGTTCCGGTTTTCTGTGAGTATAGAAGTGTGGTGGTCATTTTGTAAAATCTGTGGAATTGGCTTTAACACTAGCTTCTCAATTAAATTAAACTAAGTAGTTACTAAATGTATCCTTCTCTAGTTCACTTTCTGATGGTCCACAAGGCAATACTTAGTTTAATTTCATCCAAAAGTCCTGCATCacaacatagattagattagattacttagtgtggaaacaggcccttcagcccaacaagtccacaccgacccgctgaagcgcaacccaccccgacccattcccctacattttactccttcacctaacactacaggcaatttagcatggccaaattcacctcaactgcacatttttggactgtgggaggaaactggagcgcctggaggaaacccacatagataacTATTTGTTTTCAAAGCAATTTGGATGTCTAAGCTAGCCACATATCTTAAATAGtgccaaaaaaaaaaatcacctatcTTTAAAGCCATTAGAAATTGTATACCTGGCACTGCATTTGTTGATCAGTTAGAGGTGGTGCTGTGCATTATTAAAAACAAATATCAAAGTGTTAAATGTAGTCAAGTGTCCATCTGACAGTTTCTCATGCATTTATAGGTAAATAAGAATAGATTGTGTACACAGCCACTTAAATCAAATCTCTTCACAATTACCCTTTTTATTGCATAAGGCAACAAATCTAATTTAGATTGTTACAGAACCAGTAGTTTTTAACCCACTAGTAAAAAAATGGAATTAGTTGGCAGGAACAAACTTGATTGTCTGTAATGATAAACAATTTCAGGTCAGGAGGTACTGTTTGAACTGACCACCTTGATGTTATGCAAAAAAAATAGAATTATCCTGCATTTTACAAGACAGCTTCTGATGTAATGTTCACAAAAGATTTCTATTGCATTGGAAATTGGTGTGAAATATATTTAGAAGAAGGAGAGGATGGATTGGCCTCATAGGAGAAattactgtataaaatatcttcTCAAACTAATAGTGTTATAGCATAAAACAAAAAGCTATGAAGTACCTAGGCAcaaacagtctcacacacacgTTGAACGGTGTTGGAGCTTAATTTCTACAAGCTGAAGGGTGCATATCTTCGTAAAACAAACACTGTCAACAGAAAACAAATGAGAATATTCTCCACCAAAGATGGCAGGAGAGTGCAGTCCCTATGGACATGGCAGTTCCACAGTACTTCATTTCATTATTCTTATCTAAAGGTTTTGCCATTTCTTCTCTTCCTCACCAGAGTATTCAATGGATGCTGTTAATCGTTCAATTATGTAACTAAGTGGACACTATTCAATGCAAAGATTTACGTTAGTTATGAACAAATTGTGAGATTAAAGGAAAAATCCAAACCCACCCAGGGTTTTACGTATCCAATGACAACCATATACAACACGTGGAAAGACAGCCCTGGTCAAATTTTCTCCTCACTAACTCAAGGATGATATTTAGACAAATATAATATTCTTCTGCTTAGTGGAGATGAACTAAATCAAGTCAGACcggtttttaaaatattctgaaacccatctaatgcatagttttttaaaaaaaaaatttcataGGCATGCTGGTTATGCCAATATTTACTACCTTCCTAATTTAACGCGAGATGGTTGTAGCAAACTGACTTCTGAAACATTACAGTCTATTTGGTGTAGGCAACCCACAATGCTGTAAAGAAAGGAGTTCCAAAATTTTGACCAAGCTCAACCAATCATTAGGGATCCTGTTGAGGAAGGGAATATGATCCTTATTATTAATGCATAGAATCTACATCAAATGGATCTGGTTGCAGTATGATTCAATTTAGAGCAATGTTCCATCCAACTTGTTCTGACAATATGCTGTAAATCTGATTGCTCAGCATTGGTACTAATTTAATAATATTGAACAAAGTAAAAGTAACTTTGAGTCATGTACAGTTAAAAAGTAGAGAATGTCTTCACTTATCACTCAATATTTGTTGCACTTTATCCCAAAAATTAAACCACACAGATCAACAGCTGTAATTTGCAATACATGCTGAATTTGCAAATCTCACACACAGGTGCAGGAGGGTGCTCGACTTGAACAAACTATGCCAGAATGTTGGTGGGAACAGGGTGAAATGTTTCCTGATCtagcagcatccagggaacaggagattcgatgtttcgggcataagcccttcttcaggaatcctgaagaagagcttatgcccgaaacgtcaaatctcctgttccctggatgctgcctgacctgctgcgctttttcagcgacacattttcagccctgatctccagcatctgcagatctcactgtctCCTGATCTATCCAGCAACCGGAGATAATGCTCCGAGAGTGTTGATGTCGGAGGTGTTCAACTTAGGCTCCAAATATTATAATttgtctgcctttctctctctctctctaacctctcCTTTAAAGACATTATTTACTATCATGAATCAAAAACACTTACTTTGTTGTGTGGTGTCTGGAATTGCAAACTCATGTGAAGATTTGCATTCCACTTTATCCTCTTCCTTCATTCCTTGCTCTTTCAAATTAATGTCAGATTTGTCGGTTTCTCCTCGTAAACATGGAATCCTTTTCCATAGAGGTTTTCTCCTGTGTTTGACTTTACAAGCAGGACTTTTCACTTTTCCATCAAACTGGATTTTGTCTGTTTGACGTAATTCAACTTTTGATGCACTTCCACTGCTCTCTTCAACTAAAGGCATGTGGGCTTCCTCTTTAACAGTTTTAGAGGCTTTAGCCATTGGCAAAGTCCTTTGTGCGTAGGCCATCAATATTCTGAACTCACAACTGTCATCATCTGTAGAGCTGTAGTCCAACATGGAACTACCTTCTCCTGCATCAGATGGACCCATATTTTACCTAGAAAATGAGAACAAAATGCATTTAATATTATAGACAATATATCCCATATCCCTGCTGAGAAAAATCaaaatcagtggttagcacatgCAGATAGAAGAAACAGTTGACCCGATCTTCCAGACAGCAGCAATCACTAGACTGCTGCTCCACTCAAATatgcctgtctcagtgctgatCCACATTATTGCTAGGCGTTCCAAGCTTTGTTTCTGCAGAAATGatggtcaaacagtcagggcctTATCACTGTGATAGAGAATGGCAGTGGAGCGTGGATAGGACTGTGGGGGGGGGAAAACGGATGtagagtcagatgtacaacacaggaacagaccttcagtccaactcatccatgtcgaccaggtatcccaacccaatctagtcccacctgccagcaccagcccatatccctccaaacccttcctattcatatacccatccaaatgccttttagaataattcagttgtatcagcctccaccctttcctctggcagctcattccatacacggaccaccctgtgtgtgaaaaggttgccccttaggtctcttatatatctttcccctctcatcctaaacctatgccctctagttctggactccctgaccccagggcccatggccctcatgatttcataaacctgtataaggtcacccctcagcctccgatgctccagggaaaacagccccagccttttcaacctctccctatagcccaaatcctccaaccctggcaacatccttaaatcttttctgaatcctttcaagtttcacaacatctttccaataggaaggagaccagaaatgcaatattccaatagtggcctaaccaatgtcctgtacagccgcaacatgacctcccaactcctgtactccatattctgaccaataaaggaaaacataccaaacatcttcttcactatcctatccacctgcaactccactttcaagaagctatgaaacTACactaaggtctttttgttcagcaatactccctaggacattaccttaaactgtataagtcctggtaagatttgctttcccaaaatgcagcacgtcgcatttatccgaattaaactccatctgctatttctcactccactggcccatctgatcaagatcccattgtaatctagtgtaaccttcttcactgtccactacacctccaattttagtatcatcagcaatcttactaactatacctcttatgctcgcatccaaatcatttatataaaatgacaaagtagtggactcagcacgaatccttgtggcattccactggtcacaggcctccagtctgaaaagcaaccctctgtcttctacctttggccagttctgtatccaaatggctagttctccctgcattccatgagatctaaccttgctaaccagtctctcatggggaaccttgtcaaacgccttcgtGAAGTCCATATAGTCCACTGTTCTGCTCTCATctatcctctgttacttcttcaaaaaaaaactcaatcaagtttgacagacatgatttcccacgcacaaagccagttgactatccctaatcagtccttgtctttataagtacatgtacatcctgtccctcaggattccctccaacaacttgcccaccactgacgtcaggctcactggtctatagctccctggcttatccttaccacctttcttaaacagtggcaccatgttactCAACTTCTagtacctcacctatgactattgatacaaatatctcagtaagccGCCCAGCAATCAATCAATCACTTTGCTAGCTtccagagttctagagtacacctgatcaggtcctagggatttatccacttttatgcgtttcaagacatccagcacttcctcctctgtgtatggacatttttcaagatatcaccatctatttccctacattctatatcttccacgtcattttccacattaagtactgatgcaaaatactcatttagtatctcccacatttccagcagctccacacaaaggccaccttgctgatagtTGAGGGGTCACATTCTCTCCCCAtcacccttttgtcattaatgcatttgtaaaaacccttttgattctccttGACTCCATTTGCCATAgctttctcatgtccctttttgccctcctggttcccctcttaaatatactcctactgcctttatactctaaggattcatacAATTTATtttgtctatatctgacatatgcttccttctttgtcttaaccaaatcctcagtttctctagtcatccagcattccctatacctaccagcctttcctttctccccaacaggaatatattttctctggaccctcgccatctcatttctgaaggcttcccattttctagccatccctttacctgcaaacatctggccccaatcagcttttgaaagttcttgcctaatcccatcaaaattggcctttctctaaatttagaacttcaactattAGGTCTGGTCTTTCATTTTCCATCACTACAATGCCTCCTTTTAATAGCACAAACTGCCTTAAGATAGGTCTAAAGGTCCAGTGTAAATGTTAGCAAATGGTTGGATAAGTAAGTGAATAGATAGGCTGGATGAGGTAAATGAATAAaggtggtgaaagtgaggactgcagatgctggagatcagagtcaagattagagtggcgctggaaacgtacagcaggtcagacagcatccaagaagcaggaaaagtgacatttcggacaaaagccattcctcaggaatgaggcctcattcctgatgaagggcctttgcccaaaacgttaattttcttgctcctcagatgctgtctgacctgctgtgcttttccagcaccactctaatcttaaatgAGTAAGATGTCAGGTGATTAGTGGAGTCAGGAAGTGTAGCCATGTCAGGGACTAGTCAGGtggttagagtcagagtcatagagatgtacatcatggaaacagacccttcggtccaacccgtccatgctgatcagatatcccaacccaatctagtcccacctgccagcacctggcccatatccctccaaacccttcctactcatatacctattcaaatgcctcaaaatgttgcaattgtaccagcctccatcacatcctctggcagctcattccatacacataccatcctctgcatgaaaaagttgccccttaggtctcatatctttcccctctcaccctaaaactatgccctctagttctggactccctgaccccagggaaaagactttgtctatttatcctatccatgcccctcaaattttgtaaacctctattaggtcacccctcagcctctgacgctccagggaaaacagccccagcctgttcagcctcttcctgtagctcagatcctccaaccctggcaacatccttgtaaatcttttctgaaccctttcaaatttcacaacatctttccgataggaaggagaccagaattgcatgcaatattccaatagtggcctaaccgatgtcctgtacagccacaacatgacctcccaactcctgtactcaatactctgaccaataaaggaaagcataccaaacgccttcttcactatcctatctacctgcgactccaaggagctatgaacctgcactccaaggtctctttgttcagcaacactctctaggaccttaccattaagtgtataagtcctgctaagatttgctttcccaaaatgcagcaccttgaattaaactccatctgccacttctcagcccattggcccatctggtcaagatcctgttgtaatgaggtaaccctcttcgctgtccactacacctccagttttggtgtcatctgcaaacttattaactgtttGCAGTTATAAACTtattatgcttgcatccaaatcatttatgaaaatgacaaaaggtagagggcccagcacccatccttgtggtactccactggtcacaggcctccagtctgaaaaacaacccttcaccaccaccacctgtcttctacctttgagccagttctgtatccaagtggccagatctccctgtattccatgagatctaacctggctaagcagtctcccatggggaaccttgtcgaacaccttactgaattccatatagatcacatctactgctctgctctcaatattctttgttacttcatcaaaaaactcaatcaagtttgtgagacatgatttcccacacacaaa
This window contains:
- the LOC132824708 gene encoding apoptosis facilitator Bcl-2-like protein 14 isoform X2 encodes the protein MGPSDAGEGSSMLDYSSTDDDSCEFRILMAYAQRTLPMAKASKTVKEEAHMPLVEESSGSASKVELRQTDKIQFDGKVKSPACKVKHRRKPLWKRIPCLRGETDKSDINLKEQGMKEEDKVECKSSHEFAIPDTTQQNSPLSVNDQVAEMLQEIMNSKMQKGTFRVLRSCSLEVDGADHQKAIDQIIAILTTEGDHINEEIKKDPQFSKLFGENSSFSIFKTIMDSVLEATLPAETNSEMESETDGTLKKIAFVVHATTRFAAAGHHPMARIMGFGAKYLQEHYDTWVMQNGGWEELIKAKNTN
- the LOC132824708 gene encoding apoptosis facilitator Bcl-2-like protein 14 isoform X1, whose protein sequence is MGPSDAGEGSSMLDYSSTDDDSCEFRILMAYAQRTLPMAKASKTVKEEAHMPLVEESSGSASKVELRQTDKIQFDGKVKSPACKVKHRRKPLWKRIPCLRGETDKSDINLKEQGMKEEDKVECKSSHEFAIPDTTQQNSPLSVNDQVAEMLQEIMNSKMQKGTFRVLRSCSLEVDGAEDHQKAIDQIIAILTTEGDHINEEIKKDPQFSKLFGENSSFSIFKTIMDSVLEATLPAETNSEMESETDGTLKKIAFVVHATTRFAAAGHHPMARIMGFGAKYLQEHYDTWVMQNGGWEELIKAKNTN